A genomic window from Fusarium oxysporum Fo47 chromosome VIII, complete sequence includes:
- a CDS encoding HSP20-like chaperone: MAFFLPQTFYHIQAPQNPLYHLLRELDQSVQQPQQPQQPQRKRQCQPQQKSRAQASCPAYRVNSRPWEPRFEAHETEDSFVLYGELPGMNKEHVTVEFPEPRKLVVSGKVERFTESPKAAETTTEQTAPSPVVESDNEDTRSRSSYQATVEDDVDDDEFEVLSHTSEKSKTMSQPEPETLSEKAQEKQPEQPEQPEELRRSGYSKEFSRYFTFPTYINHDAVTADLKDGLLTIVVPKATPKSQRIIIN; the protein is encoded by the coding sequence ATGGCATTCTTCCTTCCTCAGACCTTCTACCATATCCAGGCTCCCCAGAACCCACTCTATCATCTCCTCAGGGAACTCGACCAGTCCGTTCAGCAGCCCCAGCAGCCCCAGCAGCCCCAGCGAAAGCGCCAATGCCAGCCTCAACAGAAGAGCCGCGCTCAGGCTTCCTGCCCTGCCTATCGGGTGAACAGCCGCCCATGGGAACCCCGATTTGAGGCCCACGAGACGGAAGACTCCTTCGTTCTCTACGGCGAGCTCCCAGGCATGAACAAGGAGCACGTCACTGTCGAGTTCCCTGAGCCTCGCAAGCTTGTTGTTAGTGGCAAGGTTGAGCGATTCACAGAATCCCCCAAGGCAGCTGAAACAACCACTGAGCAGACTGCTCCCTCCCCGGTCGTTGAGTCAGACAACGAAGACACCCGAAGCAGAAGCTCTTACCAGGCCACCGTCGAGGACGATGTCGATGACGACGAATTTGAGGTCTTGAGCCACACATCAGAGAAGTCGAAGACTATGAGCCAGCCAGAGCCTGAGACACTCAGCGAGAAGGCCCAGGAGAAGCAGCCCGAGCAGCCCGAGCAGCCTGAAGAGCTAAGACGCTCTGGCTATAGCAAGGAGTTCTCGCGCTACTTTACTTTCCCCACCTATATCAACCACGACGCGGTCACTGCCGACCTCAAGGATGGTCTCCTGACCATAGTAGTTCCTAAGGCTACTCCTAAGTCTCaacgcatcatcatcaactaa
- a CDS encoding heterokaryon incompatibility protein-domain-containing protein — protein sequence MARYQYSSLDTKVDEIRLIKLMPGLPGQKITFKIFHTSVIHGPIAKPKTDPRMEVEELEKTVTKEWIVKETLEGRYLFLHLKEPKNSWDHPDPGVDPSLYCQPKNEEVVSTQQEYDALSYVWGSTNEKIEVQIQTESDRSCTLMIGANLADALEHLRYPDKARILWIDAICINQDDIKERNSQVPQMRSIYSLAKSVIVWLGPDADGSGHALHTLVYFAAQVEFSIDETYGDAPGAQEKTWWDPRVPLPWNKETWASITALFQRPYFRRVWVLQEVMLASNAIVQCGYDTAPWTSVRKAMLVLVEKPALEPELFEFLNRYRSGILAEVARNVPRILLWARSRQCTDPRDRVYGLLGLMCPSIPKLIGPNYDEPLCHTYRKMALAHIQITQRLSILRCCELDNNANRNWPSWVPDWTVAQNSLFGFRKGHSRQPSGHTASQARYIDANILEVVGIECASLSAVRYVSSATEMFGALSSWTPGDLSIKSYPGGGSLFDAFWEAVTKGRVHDRYVRNTYYPTVADLRIRCQAAVAGEDSFDRIFHLFKEELDTEKTWLTLTYEGYLGVVMSEPQQDDRVFILLGSDVPLLLRPTGEGTFLVVGQCFVPGLMDAEAILGPLPQGWTIQMRHSYNGREATWFINTLSGLETIEDPRLPILPPDWEVIHRRSGPDDPDFLRNFRNNITGEVINHDPRVLPMLKSRDIPLRKIQLI from the exons ATGGCTAGATACCAATacagcagccttgacacGAAAGTAGATGAGATTCGACTCATTAAGCTAATGCCTGGCCTACCAGGCCAAAAAATAACATTCAAGATTTTCCATACCTCAGTTATTCATGGACCCATTGCGAAGCCCAAAACAGATCCTCGCATGGAAGTGGAGGAATTGGAGAAGACAGTTACGAAAGAATGGATAGTCAAAGAAACATTGGAGGGCCGCTACCTATTCCTACACCTCAAAGAACCAAAGAACTCTTGGGATCATCCCGACCCCGGAGTAGACCCTTCGCTTTACTGTCAACCTAAGAATGAGGAGGTCGTAAGCACTCAGCAAGAGTATGATGCATTATCATACGTGTGGGGTTCGACGAATGAAAAGATCGAGGTCCAGATACAGACAGAGTCTGACAGATCATGTACGTTGATGATTGGGGCTAACCTGGCAGACGCGTTGGAGCACCTCCGCTACCCCGATAAAGCCCGAATTCTATGGATAGATGCAATCTGCATCAATCAAGACGACATAAAGGAGCGAAATTCTCAGGTACCCCAGATGAGAAGCATATACTCACTCGCCAAAAGCGTAATTGTATGGCTCGGCCCAGATGCAGACGGAAGCGGCCATGCTTTGCATACCCTGGTCTACTTTGCCGCTCAAGTTGAATTTTCCATCGATGAGACGTACGGAGACGCCCCCGGAGCTCAAGAGAAGACATGGTGGGATCCGAGGGTGCCGTTGCCTTGGAATAAAGAGACCTGGGCATCGATAACTGCCCTATTCCAACGTCCATATTTCCGCCGAGTGTGGGTCTTACAGGAAGTTATGCTTGCGTCAAATGCCATTGTTCAGTGCGGCTATGATACGGCTCCATGGACGAGTGTCCGGAAGGCCATGCTAGTCTTGGTGGAGAAACCCGCCCTTGAACCCGAGCTTTTCGAGTTTCTCAATAGGTACCGAAGTGGCATTCTTGCGGAAGTGGCGCGAAACGTCCCACGAATCCTACTATGGGCGAGATCACGACAGTGTACAGACCCAAGAGATAGGGTCTACGGTTTATTGGGCCTCATGTGTCCCTCGATTCCCAAGCTCATAGGCCCAAACTATGATGAGCCTTTGTGCCATACATATCGGAAGATGGCCCTCGCTCACATCCAAATAACTCAGCGTCTATCTATCCTCCGATGCTGTGAGCTAGACAACAACGCCAACAGGAATTGGCCTTCATGGGTTCCCGACTGGACCGTCGCCCAGAATAGTCTGTTCGGCTTCCGTAAGGGTCACTCAAGACAGCCTTCTGGTCATACTGCTTCACAGGCGCGATATATCGATGCGAACATCCTCGAGGTGGTTGGAATCGAGTGTGCAAGCCTGAGCGCTGTGAGATACGTCTCCTCCGCAACCGAGATGTTTGGGGCGCTGTCGAGTTGGACGCCCGGGGACTTAAGTATAAAGTCCTATCCTGGTGGAGGCTCCTTGTTCGATGCTTTCTGGGAAGCCGTTACCAAGGGGCGAGTGCACGATCGCTATGTGCGCAATACCTACTATCCCACTGTGGCGGATCTGCGAATTCGCTGTCAAGCGGCTGTGGCTGGAGAGGATTCCTTTGACAGGATCTTCCATCTATTCAAGGAAGAACTTGATACCGAAAAAACATGGCTCACTTTGACATATGAAGGATATCTTGGTGTCGTGATGTCAGAGCCACAGCAGG ATGATCGCGTGTTCATCTTACTCGGAAGTGATGTTCCACTTCTACTCAGACCTACCGGAGAGGGAACATTTCTCGTAGTTGGCCAGTGTTTTGTGCCAGGGCTGATGGATGCGGAAGCAATCTTAGGGCCACTCCCGCAGGGATGGACGATACAGATGCGTCACAGCTACAATGGTAGAGAGGCAACTTGGTTTATTAACACATTGTCAGGTTTGGAAACGATTGAGGACCCACGTCTTCCTATATTGCCTCCTGACTGGGAGGTTATCCATCGAAGGAGTGGCCCAGATGATCCGgacttcttgagaaacttTCGAAATAACATAACAGGAGAGGTTATTAATCATGACCCTAGAGTACTTCCTATGCTCAAGAGTCGTGATATACCGTTAAGAAAGATTCAGTTGATATAA
- a CDS encoding NADP-dependent oxidoreductase domain-containing protein produces the protein MFKHLPFAEITVPSPGFGAMGISHGLGNNLTLEQAEPVLLKALELGCTFWDTAVVYKAGVNEQLLGDFIRKHQVCDKIFIASKCGIDCFGDGSLTNSASHIKSYIEGTIERLGFTPDLYYLHRIDPKTPLEESISTLDELRKQGKTKYIGISECSAATLRKANSIAKIDALQAEYSAFETLHETDGLIDAARELDIAYVAYSPLGHGWLVDDFPYQSPDDFAENDFRRGSPKFQGENFYHNKKIVEEIKKLAARKKVKVTQIALAWAAAQGFIAIPGTTKPERLEENWASRDIELDDQEKRELRRIIDSAKPKGNRYGPAHQAMVGH, from the exons ATGTTTAAACATCTCCCTTTCGCTGAAATCACAGTACCTTCACCTGGCTTTGGTGCCATGGGCATTAGCCATGGCTTGGGTAATAATTTAACACTTGAGCAAGCCGAGCCAGTGCTTTTGAAAGCCCTTGAACTCGGCTGCACTTTCTGGGACACTGCC GTTGTCTACAAAGCTGGCGTAAACGAACAGCTCTTGGGAGACTTCATCAGGAAACATCAAGTTTGTGACAAGATATTCA TTGCCTCTAAATGTGGTATCGATTGCTTTGGCGACGGCTCTCTCACCAACTCTGCGTCCCACATCAAGTCATACATTGAGGGCACGATTGAGAGACTCGGGTTCACTCCTGACCTCTACTACCTCCACCGCATCGATCCCA AGACCCCTCTGGAGGAATCGATTAGCACTCTTGACGAACTTCGTAAGCAGGGCAAGACCAAGTATATCGGGATCTCAGAGTGTTCTGCCGCAACACTTCGAAAAGCCAATTCTA TTGCGAAGATTGATGCGTTGCAAGCTGAATATTCAGCATTTGAAACGTTGCATGAAACCGACGGCCTCATTGATGCTGCAAGAGAACTAGACATTGCCTACGTAGCTTATAGTCCCCTTGGCCATGGGTGGTTGGTAGATGACTTCCCATACCAGAGCCCGGATGACTTCGCAGAGAATGACTTCCGGCGTGGTT CACCCAAGTTCCAGGGCGAGAACTTCTATCACAATAAGAAGATCgtcgaggagatcaagaagcttgcaGCCCGGAAAAAAGTCAAAGTGACACAGATTGCACTTGCATGGGCTGCAGCTCAGGGCTTCATTGCCATTCCGGGAACAACAAAACCTGAGCGACTGGAAGAGAACTGGGCATCACGAGATATTGAGCTTGACGACCAAGAGAAGCGGGAGCTGAGACGGATCATAGACTCAGCAAAGCCGAAGGGCAACAGATACGGTCCTGCTCACCAGGCTATGGTGGGACATTGA
- a CDS encoding putative proline-specific permease (histidine permease) produces the protein MDKSPDNKEYFQTQPALEQGTSTEYHELARKLESRHVQFIALGGAIGTGLFLGIGRALTQAGPLSLLLGYTISGAAIFCMMQSLGEMCTWLPLPGAIPQFADRWVDPALSFAVGWNSWYYCVITLCAEIAAVSVVIQYWEGAQGVNVAVWITILIVLVACINLFAVSVYGEVEFYFAGIKVIAIVGLILLAFLIDVGATGQGRIGFRYWKSPGAMKEYVATGDFGRFLGFFSTLVNAAFSFGGIETVAVAGGEAKNPRRNIPKAVRRVFWRILFFYVLGALAVGVLVPHNDEKLLSAQANGSKGAAASPWVIAITHAKIKVLPSIINAVILSSASSAANAMTFNGSRYLFALSKNGQAPKIFQKCNKSGTPWVAVLLITAISLLSYLSCSASSSVAFTWFQNLATLSSLFTWFSICLIYVRFHSALKAQGIDRSSLTFKAPFQPYLAWFSMFYFGLIILFSGFWTFTPWNANSFVTTYIGIPLLGALFCFWKFFKKTKWIPSTEADLHRDKAAIDAIIWEERQPTTICGKFWDWLC, from the exons ATGGACAAATCACCAGATAACAAGGAATACTTCCAGACTCAACCTGCCCTTGAACAGGGTACTTCCACAGAGTACCATGAGCTAGCAAGAAA ACTCGAAAGTAGGCATGTCCAGTTCATCGCCCTCGGCGGCGCCATTGGCACGGGATTGTTCCTCGGTATTGGCCGCGCCTTAACGCAAGCTGGCCCGCTTAGTCTCTTGCTGGGCTACACCATTTCAGGCGCAGCCATTTTCTGCATG ATGCAAAGTTTAGGTGAAATGTGCACCTGGCTACCTCTGCCTGGAGCGATCCCTCAGTTCGCAGACCGTTGGGTAGACCCTGCCCTCAGTTTCGCTGTCGGTTGGAAC AGCTGGTATTACTGCGTCATCACTCTATGTGCCGAGATCGCCGCCGTATCGGTCGTCATACAATACTGGGAGGGAGCTCAAGGTGTCAATGTCGCAGTCTGGATCACTATTCTCATCGTCTTGGTCGCCTGCATCAACCTCTTCGCTGTCTCAGTTTACGGAGAAGTCGAGTTCTATTTTGCGGGTATTAAAGTCATCGCCATTGTCGGTCTTATCTTACTCGCCTTCCTCATTGATGTGGGAGCAACGGGGCAAGGCCGCATTGGCTTCCGCTATTGGAAGAGCCCAGGAGCCATGAAGGAGTACGTGGCGACCGGAGACTTTGGCCGATTTCTGGGTTTCTTCTCAACGCTTGTTAATGCAGCTTTCTCTTTTGGCGGTATTGAGACTGTTGCTGTGGCTGGAGGTGAGGCCAAGAACCCACGAAGAAATATTCCCAAGGCAGTTCGTCGCGTCTTTTGGAGAATCTTATTCTTCTACGTTTTGGGTGCCCTAGCCGTTGGTGTATTGGTTCCTCACAACGACGAAAAGCTGCTCAGTGCTCAGGCGAACGGCTCCAAGGGTGCTGCGGCATCACCATGGGTCATTGCGATCACTcatgccaagatcaaggtctTGCCATCTATTATCAACGCCGTCATCTTGAGTTCTGCCAGCTCAGCCGCCAATGCCATGACCTTCAACGGAAGTCGATATCTCTTTGCACTGTCCAAGAATGGACAGGCCCCGAAGATTTTCCAAAAATGCAACAAAAG TGGCACACCCTGGGTAGCGGTACTGCTTATTACTGCCATCTCTTTACTTTCATACCTCTCATGCTCTGCCAGCAGCAGCGTAGCCTTCACGTGGTTCCAGAACCTCGCTACACTGTCATCACTCTTCACCTGGTTCTCTATCTGCCTCATCTACGTCAGGTTTCACAGCGCTCTCAAGGCCCAGGGCATAGATAGGTCATCTCTCACCTTTAAAGCGCCCTTCCAGCCCTACCTGGCTTGGTTCTCAATGTTTTATTTTGGCCTCATCATCCTGTTTAGTGGCTTCTGGACATTTACTCCTTGGAATGCCAACAGCTTCGTCACTACCTACATCGGCATCCCGCTTCTCGGGGCTCTTTTCTGTTTCTGGAAGTTCTTCAAAAAGACGAAATGGATACCATCTACTGAGGCTGACTTACATCGCGATAAGGCTGCTATCGATGCAATTATTTGGGAGGAGAGGCAGCCAACAACTATCTGTGGAAAGTTCTGGGATTGGCTATGCTAG
- a CDS encoding pyridoxal phosphate-dependent transferase produces the protein MASSTAEFWSKADNYVMTTGVPFSPVVISKALGTRLYDADGKQILDFTSGQMSSLLGHSHPEVVEVVKHYVSELDHLLSNMITHPVVNLAQRLAKFLPMPLKKSFFLNTGSESTEAAIKIAKCYTGKFEIVAFSASYHGLTQGSGSATYSAGRKRGGPSMPGSLAFPAPYGYRSPFRKPDGSWDWETEMDFGWSLIDRQSVGSLAAFIMEPILSTGGILDLPKGYLKRMQDECRKRDMLVIMDEAQTGVGRTGKMFAFEHEEGVVPDILALSKTLGCGLPLASVSTTAEIERGCKEAGFLWLTTHLNDPLTAAVGDKVLEIVERDNICQKANERGQQLRAGLEKLQQKYWCIGDLRGRGLLQGIEIIADPKTKAPGADLGQAVSDKAMELGLSCNVVNLPGMGGVFRLAPAVTVTAEEIEQGLEILDKSFSSVLESRGQMTAAA, from the coding sequence ATGGCATCTTCGACTGCAGAGTTTTGGTCTAAGGCGGACAACTACGTGATGACCACGGGAGTCCCTTTCTCTCCTGTCGTCATCTCCAAAGCCCTGGGAACGCGCCTCTACGATGCAGATGGCAAGCAAATTCTCGACTTCACTTCGGGGCAAATGAGTTCCCTCCTAGGCCACTCCCACCCCGAGGTTGTCGAGGTGGTCAAGCACTATGTCTCTGAGTTGGACcatctcctcagcaacaTGATCACGCACCCTGTCGTGAACCTGGCTCAGAGATTGGCCAAGTTCTTACCCATGCCCTTGAAGAAGTCTTTCTTCCTCAACACTGGCTCCGAGTCAACCGAGGCTGCTATCAAAATTGCCAAGTGCTATACGGGCAAGTTTGAAATTGTTGCCTTCTCAGCTAGCTACCATGGGTTGACTCAAGGCTCTGGCTCCGCTACCTATTCGGCTGGTCGCAAGCGTGGTGGCCCTTCTATGCCAGGATCGTTGGCCTTCCCTGCACCATACGGTTACCGTTCTCCGTTCCGAAAGCCCGACGGCTCATGGGACTGGGAGACTGAGATGGACTTTGGCTGGTCCCTGATTGATCGCCAGAGCGTCGGGTCTCTTGCAGCCTTCATCATGGAGCCCATCCTCTCCACTGGTGGTATTCTCGACCTGCCAAAGGGCTACTTGAAGCGCATGCAGGATGAGTGCAGAAAGCGCGACATGTTGGTCATCATGGATGAAGCCCAAACTGGAGTTGGGCGAACTGGCAAGATGTTTGCCTTTGAACATGAGGAGGGTGTCGTCCCCGATATCCTGGCTCTCTCCAAAACGCTAGGATGCGGTCTTCCCCTGGCTTCGGTCAGCACTACGGCTGAGATTGAGCGTGGGTGCAAGGAGGCTGGCTTTCTCTGGCTCACCACTCATCTCAACGATCCTCTCACCGCCGCCGTTGGTGATAAGGTTCTTGAGATCGTCGAGCGCGACAACATTTGCCAAAAGGCGAACGAGCGAGGCCAGCAGCTTCGAGCTGGTCTTGAAAAACTTCAGCAGAAGTACTGGTGTATCGGGGATCTCCGAGGTCGAGGGCTGTTGCAGGGTATTGAGATCATTGCCGATCCCAAGACAAAGGCTCCGGGAGCTGATCTGGGCCAGGCTGTTTCCGACAAAGCCATGGAACTAGGGCTATCCTGTAACGTCGTCAACTTGCCTGGAATGGGCGGTGTATTCCGTCTAGCCCCCGCTGTCACGGTGACagctgaggagattgagcaGGGTTTAGAGATTCTGGATAAGTCTTTTAGTTCGGTCTTGGAGTCACGTGGCCAGATGACGGCCGCTGCTTGA
- a CDS encoding heterokaryon incompatibility protein-domain-containing protein, protein MSGTPLVLRPKNAVNDSEDLPYEYIPLGAGQIRLLRLNAGQEADQLNGELIVESFEELPPRQKAGTPAPTEPIDPKNYVCFDAISYVWGQSTFTDTFFTPQGSIPITASLASILRRLRDEEKSHLYWADGLCINQSDMAEKEVQVSLMGIIYSSAMRVLCDIGEETENIALVLEAIERYWKRNIRHGFVMGQGDSMILSGESTAKLMGIPYPTDEEADAIEDVEGDEWPARYLELISAPWFHRLWVVQEFVLGRDVVMVVGRRHIPWGQLWAGSVWYKGVEWPWDSAKYTNEDLTSLFISYNAMCLVRSCRLIDLNTPHGREFNDTVKLLLCGVEMNQANLPMCMVFFCSHGCTVPRDRYFGILGMVDEDDKEKALSLRPDYTSPMRDITMRFWKYALQTDSGGELMLCAGLPGRAEEYPSWIRDLSAPKPLNHIWIGAPLSTAWHAAGGPASTWSVDFSKNDTDQCFVQGYHIDDITDKSPNGPSDPFNFVSMTRWIEEAFNFFAGTETSDGDSNTLYPLTADPVREAALKVVMDYNKQDTMSPDDKEFEDMLRIGLSLPRVAFSEDAKEETAEEEITGEKLVEEKTTEGEATERETTEEESTEEETIEEKIISEFEDEILTLQELFLRIHKTRGLGYYKTGKGLFALLPKETCVGDSVWILKGCRLPVVLRPSISHRGSHEFVGGGYVYGIMNGEMLEKPQFEWQEVSLR, encoded by the coding sequence ATGAGCGGAACTCCCTTGGTTCTACGTCCGAAGAATGCAGTGAATGACTCTGAAGATTTGCCTTATGAATACATACCACTCGGCGCGGGGCAGATAAGACTGCTGCGCCTCAACGCCGGCCAAGAAGCAGATCAGCTCAATGGCGAGCTCATTGTTGAAAGCTTCGAAGAGCTGCCCCCGCGACAAAAGGCAGGTACTCCAGCTCCAACAGAACCGATAGATCCGAAGAATTATGTTTGCTTTGACGCGATCTCCTATGTCTGGGGCCAGTCAACCTTCACGGACACCTTCTTCACCCCTCAAGGATCCATCCCGATAACAGCATCACTCGCTTCTATTCTACGCCGACTTCGCGATGAAGAAAAGTCCCACCTATACTGGGCTGACGGCCTTTGCATCAACCAGTCAGATATGGCGGAGAAGGAAGTTCAAGTGTCTCTTATGGGCATCATCTACAGCTCTGCCATGAGGGTTCTGTGCGACATTGGTGAAGAAACGGAGAATATCGCACTTGTACTTGAAGCCATAGAGCGCTACTGGAAGCGAAACATCCGTCATGGATTTGTTATGGGCCAAGGCGACTCCATGATCCTATCAGGAGAGTCAACCGCAAAGCTCATGGGCATCCCATATCCAACAGATGAGGAGGCAGATGCtattgaagatgttgaaggagacgaatggcCTGCGCGCTATCTTGAACTCATCTCCGCGCCATGGTTTCACCGCCTTTGGGTCGTGCAAGAGTTTGTCCTTGGACGTGATGTAGTCATGGTCGTTGGTCGTCGACACATACCTTGGGGACAGCTCTGGGCAGGTAGTGTATGGTACAAAGGCGTTGAATGGCCATGGGACTCAGCCAAGTATACGAACGAGGACCTAACAAGCCTCTTCATTTCATACAACGCCATGTGTCTTGTTCGTTCATGTCGACTCATCGATCTCAATACGCCACATGGCCGTGAGTTTAACGACACGGTCAAACTACTCCTTTGTGGAGTCGAGATGAATCAAGCAAACTTGCCGATGTGCATGGTGTTCTTCTGCTCCCACGGCTGCACTGTGCCACGGGACCGTTATTTTGGTATTCTCGGCAtggttgatgaggacgacAAAGAGAAAGCACTCAGTCTTCGACCTGACTATACTTCCCCAATGAGGGACATAACAATGCGATTCTGGAAATATGCACTGCAGACCGATTCGGGAGGAGAGCTCATGCTCTGTGCGGGTCTACCAGGTCGCGCCGAAGAATATCCTTCTTGGATACGGGATCTTTCTGCACCGAAACCATTGAATCATATCTGGATAGGAGCTCCATTAAGTACTGCATGGCACGCAGCAGGGGGGCCAGCAAGCACGTGGTCTGTAGACTTCAGCAAAAATGACACTGATCAGTGTTTTGTCCAAGGATATCACATCGATGATATCACAGACAAGTCGCCCAATGGACCTTCTGATCCTTTCAACTTTGTGTCGATGACTCGTTGGATTGAAGAAGCTTTCAACTTCTTCGCTGGGACTGAAACATCAGACGGCGATTCGAATACACTGTATCCTCTGACTGCTGATCCTGTCCGCGAAGCAGCTCTGAAGGTGGTGATGGATTATAACAAACAAGACACTATGAGCCCCGATGACAAAGAGTTTGAGGATATGCTCCGGATAGGATTGTCTCTCCCTCGCGTAGCTTTCTCCGAAGATGCTAAGGAAGAGACGGCTGAGGAAGAGATTACTGGggagaagcttgttgaggaAAAGACCACTGAGGGAGAAGCCACTGAGAGAGAGACCACTGAAGAAGAGTCCACAGAGGAAGAAACcattgaggagaagattATTTCCGAGTTCGAAGATGAAATCCTCACTTTGCAAGAGCTATTCCTTCGCATACACAAGACAAGAGGATTGGGTTACTACAAAACCGGGAAGGGCCTGTTTGCTCTGTTGCCAAAGGAAACCTGCGTTGGTGACTCTGTCTGGATTCTCAAGGGATGCCGATTACCTGTTGTGCTACGGCCAAGTATATCGCATCGTGGTTCGCATGAGTTTGTTGGAGGTGGCTATGTGTATGGGATTATGAACGGGGAGATGCTTGAAAAGCCCCAGTTTGAATGGCAAGAAGTCTCGCTCAGATGA
- a CDS encoding Dak1 domain-containing protein has protein sequence MSDRHFFNNPSQLVDCALESLALTNPSLKVDHANKIVYQQDPQPDHVAVVSGGGSGHEPAFTGLVGQGFLTASVAGTIFASPSIDQILNGIIKCSNNSKGVLVIVMNYTGDVLNFGVAVEKARTMGIEVDMVVVGDDVGVGRSKGGKVGRRGIAGTVLVQKIACALSARGGSLKDVAAAARLAASNVASIGASLSHVYVPGRSDTSSSRLELSKGMVQLGMGIHNETGSSCEKADVTELVGKMLRQLLDTTDKDRAFLFVNAPIVLVINNLGGISVLELGAITAVVARQLASEFNIRPVRVLSGTFMTSLNGMGFSITILNLEANSSYDLLELLDAPAEAVGWSAPIKSQAWDTCQVTVSTGREAEQYEQNRRKASQIENAANAGTYDPVRATEALVSGLRRLIRAEPEITRFDTVVGDGDCGIGLKRGAEAVLKSILDQPLAGSAVLDLTTILPLVEATTDGTSGALYVIFLHALQHAFQSKGPGVATPQAWGLALEKSSRVLARYTPARVGDRTVIDALEPFIQELLNTNNVVRAAEAARRGANSTIGMEASLGRSVYVGGTGFQQVPDPGAWGLSEFLVGLAGLDVD, from the exons ATGTCTGACCGAcatttcttcaacaaccctTCGCAGTTGGTTGACTGTGCACTTGAGTCTCTAGCTTTGACGAACCCGTCCCTCAAAGTCGACCATGCAAATAAAATCGTGTATCAGCAAGATCCCCAGCCAGATCATGTGGCGGTCGTCTCAGGCGGCGGTTCGGGACACGAGCCTGCGTTTACTGGCCTTGTTGGCCAAGGCTTTTTGACGGCGTCAGTAGCTGGCACCATCTTCGCGTCACCGTCGATCGACCAGATCCTCAACGGCATCATCAAGTGCAGCAACAACTCGAAAGGGGTTCTAGTTATCGTTATGAACTACACCGGAGATGTGCTCAACTTTGGTGTCGCCGTCGAAAAGGCTCGCACAATGGGCATCGAGGTCGATATGGTAGTCGTCggcgatgatgttggtgttggtcgATCTAAAGGCGGCAAAGTCGGGCGTCGAGGAATCGCAGGAACTGTTCTCGTTCAAAAGATCGCTTGCGCTTTATCTGCCCGAGGGGGGAGCCTCAAAGACGTTGCGGCAGCGGCTAGGCTGGCAGCTTCCAATGTCGCTAGCATTGGCGCCAGTCTTTCTCATGTTTACGTCCCCGGACGTTCCGATACTTCCAGCAGCCGTCTCGAGCTCAGTAAAGGAATGGTACAACTTGGAATGGGAATCCACAACGAAACTGGCTCGAGTTGCGAGAAAGCCGATGTTACAGAGCTTGTCGGGAAAATGTTGAGACAGCTCCTTGACACAACTGACAAGGATCGAGCATTCCTCTTCGTCAATGCCCCGATTGTGCTGGTTATCAACAATCTTGGCGGTATAAGCGTGCTCGAACTTGGCGCCATCACAGCAGTGGTGGCTAGACAGTTGGCATCCGAATTTAACATTCGTCCAGTCCGTGTCTTATCTGGTACCTTCATGACCAGTCTCAACGGTATGGGGTTTTCAATCACGATATTGAACCTTGAGGCTAATAGTAGCTACGATTTATTGGAGCTACTTGACGCTCCCGCTGAGGCAGTCGGGTGGAGTGCTCCCATCAAGTCCCAGGCATGGGACACTTGTCAAGTGACGGTCTCAACCGGCCGTGAGGCTGAACAATATGAACAAAACCGTAGAAAAGCATCTCAAATCGAGAACGCTGCCAACGCTGGTACATATGACCCTGTCAGGGCTACGGAAGCCCTAGTGAGCGGACTGAGGAGGCTTATCAGGGCTGAACCGGAGATCACGCGATTTGACACAGTTGTAGGCGACGGCGACTGTGGAATAGGGCTTAAGAGAGGTGCTGAAg CAGTTCTGAAATCCATTCTGGACCAGCCTCTAGCCGGAAGTGCTGTATTGGACTTGACCACCATCTTGCCATTGGTAGAGGCCACAACGGATGGGACTTCAGGAGCTCTCTacgtcatcttcctccacgCTCTTCAACACGCTTTCCAGAGCAAAGGCCCGGGAGTAGCAACACCTCAGGCTTGGGGTTTAGCACTCGAGAAAAGCAGTAGAGTTCTAGCTAGATATACACCAGCACGCGTCGGTGACCGCACGGTGATTGACGCCCTCGAACCATTTATCCAAGAACTTCTCAATACCAATAACGTGGTTCGAGCGGCAGAGGCGGCGAGGCGAGGCGCGAATTCCACAATAGGTATGGAAGCCAGCCTGGGTCGGAGTGTCTATGTTGGTGGCACTGGGTTTCAGCAGGTCCCAGACCCTGGAGCTTGGGGTTTGAGTGAGTTTCTCGTAGGGCTTGCGGGTTTGGATGTAGACTAG